One Pseudomonas lalucatii genomic window carries:
- a CDS encoding OprD family porin → MFYKNFMACAVSAVSLISVFVPMSAQADFVEDRQISLGLRNFYIDRDFKQDDAPKSRIGSWTQGFDFRAVSGYTEGTLQFGLDLSAQYAYRLDGGGGRGPDSIIPYDDSKGEQVRDYGRAALTGKMRYSKTELKVGEHRPMLPVAFFDDSRQLITTYHGLLLESREVEGLTLTGGRFTEISSRESSNREKMYLFTGPNGPRRTSDGLNFAGASYALSPSLSATYFYGQLEDIYQQHYFGLAHNADLGNGYALKTDLRYFDNNEDGDALYGAIDNHSYGVLSKLSKGAHAVSVGYQRMLGDSTFPTLNGYAPQPYLVNWSTVAFVKPNESSWQLRYDLDFASYGVPGLRMMTRYMRGSGIDRGDNALDQNVESEFNFNLGYVVQSGTFKNLGFEWRHIDVKTRYGNGGASGPDYKENRLITTYTFKF, encoded by the coding sequence ATGTTCTATAAAAATTTTATGGCCTGCGCTGTAAGCGCTGTGAGCCTGATCAGCGTGTTCGTGCCGATGTCCGCTCAAGCGGACTTTGTGGAGGATCGGCAAATCAGCCTGGGGCTGCGTAACTTCTATATCGACCGCGATTTTAAACAGGATGATGCCCCGAAGTCGCGCATCGGCAGTTGGACTCAGGGTTTCGACTTTCGTGCCGTTTCCGGTTATACCGAGGGCACGTTGCAGTTCGGTCTGGACCTGTCCGCGCAATATGCCTATCGCCTCGATGGCGGCGGTGGCCGTGGTCCGGATTCTATTATTCCCTACGACGACAGCAAGGGTGAGCAGGTGCGCGACTATGGCCGTGCCGCTCTGACCGGCAAGATGCGTTACTCCAAAACCGAACTGAAGGTGGGCGAACACCGCCCGATGCTGCCGGTGGCGTTCTTCGACGACTCCCGCCAGTTGATCACCACCTATCACGGCCTTTTGCTGGAGTCGCGCGAAGTGGAAGGCTTGACCCTTACCGGCGGGCGCTTTACCGAGATCAGCAGTCGTGAGTCTTCCAACCGCGAGAAGATGTATCTGTTCACCGGCCCCAACGGTCCGCGCCGTACCAGTGATGGACTGAACTTTGCCGGTGCCAGCTACGCCCTCAGCCCCAGTCTGTCTGCCACCTATTTCTATGGACAGTTGGAGGACATCTACCAGCAGCACTACTTCGGCCTCGCCCATAACGCCGATCTGGGCAACGGCTACGCTTTGAAGACCGATCTGCGCTACTTCGATAACAACGAAGACGGCGACGCGCTCTACGGCGCCATCGACAACCACTCCTATGGCGTCCTCAGCAAATTGAGCAAGGGCGCTCACGCGGTTTCCGTCGGCTACCAGCGCATGCTTGGCGACAGCACCTTTCCAACGCTCAACGGCTATGCACCGCAGCCCTACCTGGTGAACTGGTCGACGGTGGCTTTCGTCAAGCCCAACGAGAGCTCCTGGCAATTGCGCTACGACCTCGACTTCGCCAGCTACGGCGTGCCCGGGCTGAGGATGATGACTCGCTATATGCGCGGCAGCGGCATCGACCGTGGCGACAACGCCCTGGATCAGAACGTGGAGAGCGAGTTCAACTTCAACCTCGGTTACGTGGTGCAGTCCGGCACCTTCAAGAACCTGGGTTTCGAGTGGCGCCATATCGACGTCAAGACCCGCTACGGCAACGGCGGCGCATCCGGGCCGGATTACAAGGAAAACCGCCTGATCACCACCTACACCTTCAAGTTCTGA
- a CDS encoding NIPSNAP family protein, with translation MRLYELITFTLQVRSPAVALARLERTLAETVPGCTLVGCWYSEIGPLNQVAVLRGFSDEAARQAERERVLLAQDAFAIEEFMLDMKVENYSLFPFLEPLTSGNHGPFYELREYNLIPSGLTPTLVGWKKAVGPRTGERYSQVYAAFYATDGRTPRYLHIWPYASLEQRLDVRTRAVVDGVWPPENSGPQLREMHSTIYLPAAFSPLQ, from the coding sequence ATGCGACTCTATGAACTCATCACCTTCACCCTGCAGGTACGTAGCCCAGCAGTCGCCCTGGCGCGCCTGGAGCGGACGCTCGCCGAAACGGTGCCCGGTTGCACCCTGGTGGGCTGCTGGTACTCGGAAATCGGTCCCCTGAACCAAGTCGCCGTACTGCGGGGTTTCAGCGACGAGGCGGCACGCCAAGCCGAGCGCGAGCGCGTGCTCCTGGCCCAGGACGCCTTCGCTATCGAAGAGTTCATGCTCGACATGAAGGTGGAGAACTACAGTCTCTTTCCCTTCCTCGAGCCCCTGACGTCGGGCAATCACGGCCCCTTCTATGAACTGCGCGAGTACAACCTGATCCCTTCCGGCCTGACGCCCACCCTGGTGGGATGGAAGAAGGCCGTTGGCCCTCGGACCGGGGAGCGTTACTCCCAGGTCTACGCAGCCTTCTACGCCACGGACGGGCGTACGCCGCGCTACCTGCACATTTGGCCCTACGCCAGTTTGGAGCAACGCCTGGATGTGCGTACCCGGGCGGTGGTGGACGGTGTCTGGCCGCCGGAAAACTCCGGCCCGCAGTTGCGCGAGATGCACTCCACCATCTACCTGCCGGCGGCGTTCTCGCCGCTGCAGTAG
- a CDS encoding LysR family transcriptional regulator produces the protein MELRHLRYFQALAETLNFTRAAERLHIAQPPLSRQIQQLEEELGVALLERGRPLRLTEAGRFFHEHSSTLLEQLAKVCANTRRIGSGEKAWLGIGFAPSTLYGVLPELIRRLRSDAGLELGLSEMTTLQQVESLKAGRIDIGFGRIHIDDPAIQQQVLTLDPLVAVLPTGHPLLAGPVGLAELAREPFVLYPGNPRPSYADHVLALFDSHGLQIRVAQWTNELQTAIGLVAAGIGITLVPASVQVLHRADIGYTSLRESNATSPIIISRRAGDSSPALSHCLTLIEVLSQGQQD, from the coding sequence ATGGAGCTTCGCCACCTGCGCTATTTCCAGGCGCTCGCGGAAACCCTTAACTTCACCCGCGCCGCCGAGCGCCTGCATATCGCCCAGCCGCCACTGAGCCGGCAAATCCAGCAACTGGAGGAAGAGCTGGGTGTGGCCCTGCTGGAGCGCGGCCGCCCACTGCGTCTGACCGAGGCCGGACGGTTCTTCCATGAACACTCCAGCACCCTGCTCGAACAGCTGGCCAAGGTTTGTGCCAATACCCGGCGTATCGGCTCCGGCGAGAAAGCCTGGCTGGGTATCGGCTTCGCTCCCTCCACTCTCTACGGCGTGCTGCCGGAGCTGATCCGCCGCCTGCGTAGCGACGCCGGGCTGGAGCTGGGCCTGTCGGAAATGACCACCCTGCAGCAGGTCGAGTCGCTCAAGGCCGGGCGTATCGATATCGGTTTCGGCCGCATCCACATCGACGATCCGGCGATCCAGCAGCAGGTACTGACCCTCGACCCACTGGTGGCCGTCCTGCCCACCGGGCACCCGCTGCTGGCCGGCCCGGTCGGCCTCGCCGAACTGGCCCGCGAACCCTTCGTGCTCTACCCCGGCAACCCGCGGCCGAGCTACGCCGACCATGTGCTGGCGCTGTTCGACAGCCATGGCCTGCAGATCCGTGTGGCGCAGTGGACCAACGAACTGCAGACCGCCATCGGCCTGGTGGCCGCCGGCATCGGCATCACCCTGGTACCGGCCTCGGTGCAGGTACTGCATCGCGCCGACATCGGCTACACCTCGCTGCGCGAAAGCAACGCCACCTCACCCATCATCATCAGCCGCCGCGCCGGTGACTCCTCCCCGGCGCTGAGCCATTGCCTGACGCTGATCGAGGTGCTGTCGCAAGGCCAGCAGGACTAA
- a CDS encoding muconate cycloisomerase family protein codes for MSQVLIESIEAIIVDLPTIRPHKLAMHTMQHQTLVVIRLRCTDGIEGLGESTTIGGLAYGNESPESIKQNIDSYLGPLLVGQDATNINACMQRLDKAAKGNTFAKSGIESALLDAQGKRLGLAVSELLGGRVRDGLEVAWTLASGDTAKDIAEAEQMLDLRRHRIFKLKIGANEVSRDLQHVIAIKRALGERASVRVDVNQGWDESQAIRACQVLGDNGIDLIEQPISRINRAGQVRLNQRSPAPIMADESIESVEDAFSLAADGAASVFALKIAKNGGPRAVLRTAQIAEAAGIALYGGTMLEGAIGTLASAHAFVTLHQLTWGTELFGPLLLTEEIVSEAPVYRDFQLHVPRTPGLGLSLDEERLAFFRRK; via the coding sequence GTGAGCCAAGTCCTGATCGAAAGCATCGAGGCGATCATCGTCGATCTGCCGACCATTCGCCCGCACAAGCTGGCCATGCACACCATGCAGCACCAGACGCTGGTGGTGATCCGCCTGCGTTGCACCGACGGCATCGAAGGCCTGGGCGAGTCCACTACCATCGGCGGCCTGGCCTACGGCAACGAAAGCCCGGAGAGCATCAAGCAGAACATCGACAGCTACCTCGGCCCGCTGCTGGTCGGCCAGGACGCCACCAATATCAATGCCTGCATGCAGCGCCTGGACAAGGCGGCCAAGGGCAACACTTTCGCCAAGTCGGGCATCGAGAGCGCGCTGCTCGACGCCCAGGGCAAGCGCCTGGGCCTGGCGGTTAGCGAGCTGCTCGGCGGCCGCGTGCGCGACGGCCTGGAAGTGGCCTGGACCTTGGCCAGCGGTGATACCGCCAAGGACATAGCCGAAGCCGAGCAGATGCTCGATCTGCGCCGCCACCGCATCTTCAAGCTGAAAATTGGTGCCAATGAGGTCAGCCGCGATCTGCAGCATGTGATCGCTATCAAGCGGGCGCTGGGTGAGCGTGCCAGCGTGCGCGTCGACGTCAACCAGGGCTGGGACGAATCCCAGGCCATCCGCGCCTGCCAGGTGTTGGGCGACAACGGCATCGACCTGATCGAGCAGCCGATCTCGCGTATCAATCGCGCCGGGCAAGTGCGCCTGAACCAGCGCAGCCCGGCGCCGATCATGGCCGACGAATCCATCGAGAGCGTGGAAGACGCCTTTAGCCTGGCGGCCGACGGCGCCGCCTCGGTGTTCGCCCTGAAGATCGCCAAGAACGGCGGCCCGCGCGCCGTGCTGCGCACCGCGCAGATCGCCGAGGCGGCCGGCATTGCCCTGTACGGCGGGACCATGCTCGAAGGCGCCATCGGCACCCTGGCCTCGGCTCACGCCTTCGTCACCCTGCACCAGCTGACCTGGGGCACCGAGCTGTTCGGCCCGCTGCTGCTGACCGAGGAGATCGTCAGCGAGGCGCCGGTCTATCGCGACTTCCAGTTGCACGTACCGCGCACCCCAGGCCTCGGCCTGAGCCTGGACGAAGAGCGCCTGGCGTTCTTCCGTCGTAAGTAA